In Palaemon carinicauda isolate YSFRI2023 chromosome 28, ASM3689809v2, whole genome shotgun sequence, a single genomic region encodes these proteins:
- the LOC137621971 gene encoding protein rtoA-like, translated as MSYFTDFWFLLPFWLVLTYPDGTVAKRPGGLLQPISVEGPSPAPENPPGNPPRGTGVGQSLLQPFNGNVYNSHSSINTENSPSSISHGTLNTDHTIQFQGSSNTGSTRPRPSRRPPGSLPGSLPVGSPVVPSDSGSTLNSGGSSSINSFAGSSSSSSQGSLLQSGLPPTGNGLSGGLGSTSSFPSSSSSGSSSSLSSSSFGSSSSGSSSSGSSPSFGSSSSGSSPSFGSPSSGSSPSFGSSSSGSSPSGSSSSGSSPSFSSSSSSFSQAAPGSSSSSASSSFPSSSSSSSSSSASSSSSSSSSSSPSNLGPSSNSQSAPNIPKGNSNKEVNLNLGGFAGFGSSSNKKESSPSALGTGGKDVANKKPKRNNGQTVVVSSILMWVVLLPSLMTLVRLMDDAVMGYAL; from the exons GCACTGTAGCCAAACGCCCCGGTGGCCTCCTGCAGCCAATAAGCGTCGAAGGGCCCAGCCCCGCACCCGAAAACCCCCCGGGAAACCCACCTAGGGGTACTGGGGTCGGGCAGTCTCTTCTCCAGCCCTTCAATGGAAACGTGTACAACTCTCATTCCAGTATCAACACGGAAAACTCCCCCTCGAGCATATCCCACGGGACGCTGAATACGGACCACACGATCCAGTTTCAAGGTTCCAGCAACACTGGAAGCACTCGACCTCGCCCTTCTAGACGTCCACCTGGAAGCCTCCCTGGAAGCCTTCCAGTAGGTTCACCCGTAGTGCCATCTGACTCTGGAAGCACCCTCAACTCCGGAGGATCCAGCAGTATCAACTCCTTCGCGGGGAGTTCCAGCTCTTCGTCGCAAGGGTCGCTTCTGCAGTCTGGATTGCCACCCACTGGAAATGGTCTTAGCGGAGGGCTAGGATCCACGTCCTCGTTTCCATCTTCATCCAGCTCTGGCtcatcttcctctctctcctcttcatcaTTTGGCTCCTCTTCATCTGGCTCCTCTTCATCTGGGTCTTCTCCATCATTTGGTTCTTCCTCATCTGGGTCTTCTCCATCATTTGGTTCTCCCTCCTCTGGTTCATCTCCATCATTTGGTTCTTCCTCATCTGGTTCATCTCCATCTGGTTCTTCCTCATCTGGTTCTTCTCCATCATTCTCCtcatcttcttcctccttctctcaAGCAGCTCCAGGTTCATCTTCATCTTCAGCATCCTCATCtttcccctcctcctcttcttcttcttcttcttcctcagcatcttcatcttcttcctcctcctcctcctcctcaccatcaAACCTCGGTCCCTCCTCCAACTCCCAGTCCGCTCCAAACATACCCAAAGGCAATAGTAACAAGGAAGTCAACCTCAACCTTGGAGGATTTGCCGGTTTTGGCTCGTCCTCGAATAAGAAGGAGTCTTCTCCAAGTGCTTTGGGAACAGGAGGCAAAGATGTGGCGAATAAGAAACCCAAGAGGAATAATGGCC AGACAGTGGTCGTTTCCTCCATATTGATGTGGGTGGTACTATTGCCCTCATTGATGACATTGGTAAGGCTGATGGATGATGCTGTCATGGGTTACGCTCTGTAG